A stretch of the Capsicum annuum cultivar UCD-10X-F1 chromosome 8, UCD10Xv1.1, whole genome shotgun sequence genome encodes the following:
- the LOC107857252 gene encoding calmodulin calcium-dependent NAD kinase-like — MGNVMASSKASYTQILVASSIGLILAAAVHYRLKKIRDQKIVPRTKVTNTGQILRFESFSHYVARQMGFADKRECPHLCKLAAEYIRKSEGCEEDIYNFFSNEPDADSLFIKLVEEFERCILSYFAFHWTHASHMISQILSADHAEPKKKLKNIVMAATREQRFERVTKNLKVARVFTTLVEEMKAIGLVSADDSQCTDVMVPMAHKDRSPVLLFMGGGMGAGKSTVLKDILKEPFWAGAAANAVVIEADAFKESDVIYKALSSRGHHNDMLQTAELVHQSSTDAASSLLVTALNEGRDVIMDGTLSWIPFVVQTITMARNVHRRRYRMGVGYKVEDDGTVTESYWEQLNEEQEATDGNRRRRPYRIELVGVVCDAYLAVIRGIRRAIMCRRAVRVNSQLKSHKRFASAFHTYCQLVDNARLYSTNALEGPPKMIGWKEKERTLLVDPDEINVLQIVGRLNDGANSIYELYKNPHPAFQAGSVWKDIVLSPSRLNIQKELKYSIQKVERTRLPELISSSSDKIVD; from the exons ATGGGAAATGTCATGGCTTCTTCAAAAGCATCATATACACAGATTCTTGTAGCGTCTTCCATTGGATTAATTCTTGCTGCTGCTGTGCATTATCGCCTAAAGAAAATTCGTGACCAAAAAATTGTTCCTCGAACTAAAGTTACCAATACTGGCCAGATCCTTAGGTTTGAGAGTTTTTCTCATTATGTAG CTAGACAAATGGGATTTGCTGACAAGAGGGAATGTCCACATTTATGCAAATTAGCAGCTGAGTACATAAGGAAATCAGAAGGATGTGAAGAAGATATATACAACTTCTTTTCTAATGAACCAGATGCTGATTCTCTCTTCATAAAGTTAGTTGAAGAATTTGAGAGATGCATCCTTAGTTACTTTGCATTTCATTGGACCCATGCTTCTCATATGATCAGCCAG ATTTTGAGTGCTGACCATGCAGAGCCAAAAAAGAAGCTAAAAAACATTGTCATGGCTGCCACTAG GGAACAAAGATTTGAAAGGGTAACGAAGAATCTGAAGGTTGCAAGAGTATTTACAACATTAGTTGAAGAGATGAAAGCAATAGGGCTTGTTTCAGCAGATGATTCACAATGCACTGATGTGATGGTTCCAATGGCTCACAAAGATAGAAGCCCAGTCCTCCTCTTTATGGGTGGTGGAATGGGAGCTGGCAAAAGCACTGTGCTCAAGGACATCCTCAAGGA ACCATTTTGGGCAGGAGCCGCAGCTAATGCAGTTGTAATAGAAGCAGACGCTTTCAAAGAATCAGATGTCATTTACAAAGCCCTTAGCTCCAGGGGACATCACAATGACATGCTTCAAACTGCTGAATTG GTACATCAGTCATCAACAGATGCAGCATCATCCCTGCTTGTAACAGCGCTTAATGAAGGGAGGGATGTGATAATGGATGGTACACTCTCTTGGATACCCTTTGTGGTTCAAACTATTACCATGGCCAGAAATGTTCACCGACGCCGTTACCGCATGGGTGTTGGCTACAAAGTGGAGGACGATGGAACTGTAACTGAGAGCTACTGGGAACAGTTGAATGAAGAACAAGAGGCCACAGATGGGAATAGAAGGAGAAGACCCTATAGAATAGAATTGgttggagttgtttgtgatgctTATTTAGCTGTCATCAGAGGAATAAG GAGAGCTATCATGTGCAGAAGAGCAGTAAGGGTCAATTCACAGCTGAAATCACACAAGAGATTTGCCAGTGCATTCCATACATACTGTCAGCTAGTAGACAATGCAAGATTATACTCCACTAATGCATTGGAAGGCCCTCCTAAG atgatagGGTGGAAGGAGAAAGAAAGGACACTACTAGTTGATCCTGATGAGATAAATGTACTGCAAATAGTTGGAAGGTTGAATGATGGAGCAAACTCCATTTATGAACTTTACAAGAACCCTCATCCAGCTTTTCAGGCAGGCTCTGTTTGGAAAGATATTGTCTTGTCACCTTCTAGGCTCAACATTCAGAAAGAACTCAAGTATTCCATTCAGAAAGTTGAAAGGACTCGGCTACCTGAGTTAATTTCTAGTAGTTCTGATAAAATCGTAGATTAG
- the LOC107846825 gene encoding G-type lectin S-receptor-like serine/threonine-protein kinase SD2-5 gives MGCWRSLYLVIILLFFPDNCIASVQNKGRLNLGFQGSQMTWIDNNGLILVSNNSKFAFGFNPTKDVTLFLLVVIHVSSSTIVWSANRGSPVRNFDNFVFDKTGNAYLQSGGRKSTIWSSNTVNKGVSFMELRDSGNLILVGNDGNTIIWESFSHPVDTLLSAQNFTQGMKLVSSPNNNNLSYSLEFKSGDMLLSASFQPPQPYWAMGKDERKTINQVGGDVTSAVLDGNSWKIYNQKRVLLWQFIFPDNKDATNATRMALLGEDGYITFSILLDDSIVASGTRIPQDECSRPSSCDPYFICYSGNKCQCPSALPSCKPQSASFCNKHVQLVDAGDGLGYFALGFVSPSPKTDLNACKASCLGNCSCAAMFFDSSSGNCFMFDQIGSLQGSINGAGFKSYIKVSASQENGDSGEGGGGKGRLPIIFGIVISTALVILGLIYCGIRCQRIKNNKLPDSARGSSEEDNFLDGLSGMPIRFSYKELQNATNNFSIKLGQGGFGSVYQGVLPDGTRLAVKKLEGIGQGKKEFRAEVSIIGSIHHLHLVRLRGFCAEGTHRLLAYEYMANGSLEKWLFKKKKEFMLDWDTRYNIAVGTAKGLAYLHEDCDVKIVHCDIKPENVLLDDHFLAKVSDFGLAKLMSREQSHVFTTMRGTRGYLAPEWITNYAISEKSDVFSYGMVLLEIIGGRKNYDPSESSEKSHFPSYAFKMMEEGKLKDLIDRNLKVEEEDERVSAAIKVALWCIQDDTSLRPSMAKVVQMLEGLCHVPSPPVASQMGSRLFSSFLKSLSGEGTSSGTSAPSDCNSDAYLSAVRLSGPR, from the coding sequence ATGGGGTGTTGGAGATCCCTCTATTTAGTAATCATCCTCCTGTTTTTTCCTGACAATTGTATAGCTAGTGTTCAGAATAAAGGCAGACTGAATCTGGGGTTTCAAGGGTCTCAAATGACTTGGATAGACAATAATGGGTTAATTCTTGTTTCCAACAACTCCAAATTCGCATTTGGATTTAACCCTACTAAAGATGTTACCTTGTTCCTTCTTGTGGTCATCCATGTGAGTAGCTCTACCATCGTTTGGTCAGCTAACAGAGGCTCCCCTGTTCGAAATTTTGATAACTTTGTCTTTGATAAGACTGGAAATGCTTACTTGCAAAGTGGGGGTAGGAAATCAACAATTTGGTCTTCTAATACTGTTAACAAAGGAGTTTCTTTCATGGAATTAAGGGACTCAGGTAATCTAATTTTGGTTGGAAATGATGGTAACACCATTATTTGGGAAAGCTTCAGTCATCCTGTTGATACTCTCCTCTCAGCCCAGAATTTCACTCAAGGAATGAAGCTTGTAAGCAGTCCCAACAACAATAACTTGAGCTATTCACTTGAATTTAAGTCTGGGGATATGCTTCTTTCTGCAAGTTTCCAGCCTCCACAGCCTTATTGGGCTATGGGGAAAGATGAACGAAAGACCATCAATCAAGTTGGAGGAGATGTCACTTCAGCAGTTCTTGATGGAAATTCTTGGAAAATATATAATCAGAAGAGGGTGCTGCTCTGGCAGTTTATATTCCCTGATAATAAAGATGCCACAAATGCCACACGAATGGCTCTTCTTGGAGAAGATGGTTACATAACTTTTAGCATTCTTCTAGACGATTCCATTGTTGCCTCTGGGACAAGAATTCCACAAGATGAATGCAGCAGGCCATCTTCTTGTGATCCATATTTCATTTGTTATAGTGGTAACAAGTGCCAGTGCCCATCAGCCCTTCCATCCTGCAAACCTCAGAGTGCTTCCTTCTGCAATAAACATGTGCAGCTTGTAGATGCTGGGGATGGTCTTGGCTATTTTGCACTTGGCTTTGTTTCTCCCTCTCCTAAAACTGATTTAAATGCTTGCAAAGCTTCTTGCCTTGGCAATTGCTCATGTGCTGCAATGTTCTTTGATAGCTCTTCAGGGAATTGTTTTATGTTTGACCAAATAGGAAGTTTACAAGGTTCGATTAATGGAGCTGGTTTCAAGTCATATATTAAAGTTTCAGCTAGCCAGGAGAATGGGGATAGTGGTGAAGGTGGAGGTGGGAAGGGAAGATTACCTATTATCTTTGGTATTGTCATTTCTACAGCTCTTGTCATTCTTGGCCTAATATATTGTGGTATCCGTTGTCAGAGGataaagaacaacaagttgccaGATTCTGCAAGGGGGAGTTCAGAAGAAGACAATTTCTTGGACGGCCTATCAGGGATGCCAATTCGTTTTAGCTACAAAGAACTTCAGAATGCAACTaataatttctcaataaaacTTGGGCAAGGAGGGTTTGGTTCAGTTTACCAAGGGGTTCTTCCAGATGGGACTAGACTTGCTGTGAAGAAATTGGAAGGCATTGGTCAGGGAAAGAAAGAATTTCGAGCAGAAGTTAGTATTATAGGCAGCATCCATCATCTTCATCTGGTGAGACTGAGAGGCTTTTGTGCTGAAGGAACACACAGGCTTCTGGCTTATGAATACATGGCAAATGGCTCTTTAGAGAAGTggctttttaagaagaagaaggaattcATGTTGGACTGGGATACAAGATATAATATTGCAGTTGGTACAGCAAAAGGCCTAGCTTACCTCCACGAGGACTGTGATGTAAAAATTGTGCATTGCGACATCAAACCTGAAAATGTGCTTCTTGATGATCATTTCCTCGCCAAGGTCTCAGATTTTGGCCTTGCTAAGCTGATGAGCAGAGAGCAGAGCCATGTTTTCACTACTATGAGGGGTACAAGAGGGTATCTCGCACCAGAATGGATCACAAATTATGCCATATCAGAGAAAAGTGATGTTTTCAGTTATGGGATGGTTTTGCTTGAGATAATTGGAGGTAGGAAGAATTATGATCCTTCAGAAAGTTCGGAGAAATCCCATTTTCCCTCATATGCCTTTAAGATGATGGAAGAGGGGAAATTGAAAGACCTTATCGATAGGAACTtaaaagttgaagaagaagacGAGAGGGTCTCCGCAGCAATTAAAGTTGCTTTGTGGTGTATACAGGATGACACGTCTCTCAGGCCATCCATGGCTAAGGTTGTGCAAATGCTGGAAGGACTCTGCCATGTCCCTTCACCACCAGTTGCTTCTCAAATGGGGTCACGACTTTTTTCAAGTTTCTTGAAATCACTAAGTGGGGAGGGTACTTCATCAGGCACCTCTGCACCATCAGACTGCAACAGTGATGCTTATCTTTCAGCTGTTCGGCTATCAGGTCCACGATAG